Below is a window of Acidobacteriota bacterium DNA.
GCCGGCCTGACCCTCAACCAGATGACCTTCGGTGGTCTGGCCCTGGGCGTCGGCCTGATGGTGGACAACGCCATCGTGGTGCTGGAGAGCATCGTGCGCAAACGCGAGGAAGAGGACATGGTGCCCCTCAAGGCGGCGGAGATCGGCGCCGTGGAGGTGGCCGGCGCCATCATCGCCTCCACCCTCACCACCAGCGTGATCTTCCTGCCGGTGGTCTTCACCACCACCACCAGCGGCGCCCTCTTCCAGGCTTTGGCTTTGGTGGTGGTCTTCGCCCTGCTTTGCTCCTTGGTGGTGGCTCTCACCCTGGTGCCCATGCTCGCCTCCCGTTTCCTGCATCTGGGGCTGCGGCAGCGCAAGAAGGAGGAGGCCCGCGCCGGCAACCAAGCGGGCAAGAAGCGCCAGCGCCGCAGCGTCACCCACCGCCTGGAAGTCTGGTACGTCCAGCACCTGCGGTCCGCGCTGCGCCACCGCAGGGCGGTCTTCCTGGTCACCGTCGTCCTGCTGGCCACCGCCCTCGCCCTCTTCCCCCTCATCCCCGTGGAGCTGGCGCCGCCCCTCGACTCCGACGAAATCGACGTCGAGATCGAGATGGCCCAGGGCACCAACATCGCCGTGGTGCGGGCCTATCTGGACGAAGTGGAAGCCAAGGTGCGGGAGGTGCTGCCCGCCGACGCCGTACAGGTGATGGCCACCGAGGTGCGCGGCAGCAACGCCGAGGTCGAGCTCTCCCTGGTACCCCAGGACCGCCGGCCGCTGTCCAGCGAGGAATTGGCGGATCTGCTGCGGGACGCGGTGGCGGGGCAGATCCCCGGCGCCGAGATCGAGGTCCAGGCCCAGAGCGGCCTGTGGATGCTGCGCCGGGTATTCAGCTCCGGCGGCGGCGACCGGCCGGTGGAGCTGGAGCTCAAAGGTTGGGACCTGGCCCGGGCGGACCAGCTGGCGGCGGAGATCAAACGCCGCATGGAGCGCGTCCCCGGCATCACCGACGTGCGCCTCAGCCGCCGGGAAGGCCAGCCGGAAGAGAACCTCATCTTCGACCGCGAGCGCATCTCCGAGGTGGGCTTGACGGTGGCGGAAGTGGCGCGCACCGTCCAGGCCAATATCGGCGGCCTCGAAGCCAGCCGCCTGCGGGAGGGCGGGGACGAATACCCCATCGTGGTGCGTCTGCGGCCGGAGGATCGCCTCAACTCCCAGGACCTGGGCAACATCGCCCTGCGCACCCCCACCGGCGCCTCGGTGCCCCTGTCGGCGCTGGTGGAGCGCCAGCGCACCCGCGGCCC
It encodes the following:
- a CDS encoding efflux RND transporter permease subunit, whose protein sequence is AGLTLNQMTFGGLALGVGLMVDNAIVVLESIVRKREEEDMVPLKAAEIGAVEVAGAIIASTLTTSVIFLPVVFTTTTSGALFQALALVVVFALLCSLVVALTLVPMLASRFLHLGLRQRKKEEARAGNQAGKKRQRRSVTHRLEVWYVQHLRSALRHRRAVFLVTVVLLATALALFPLIPVELAPPLDSDEIDVEIEMAQGTNIAVVRAYLDEVEAKVREVLPADAVQVMATEVRGSNAEVELSLVPQDRRPLSSEELADLLRDAVAGQIPGAEIEVQAQSGLWMLRRVFSSGGGDRPVELELKGWDLARADQLAAEIKRRMERVPGITDVRLSRREGQPEENLIFDRERISEVGLTVAEVARTVQANIGGLEASRLREGGDEYPIVVRLRPEDRLNSQDLGNIALRTPTGASVPLSALVERQRTRGPVSIDRVDGQRVTFIRAGLESGAALGDVVEAVRTELAGLALPEGYALTYGGEYREQLKAQRDFGFAIVMALVLVYMLMAAQFERFIDPLIVMASVPVALIGVVPTLLLTGTTLNLQSVMGLVMLIGIVVNNAIVLVDAINLLRRDRSLGAAEATIEAARLRLRPILMTTASTVLGLLPLAIGIGAGAELQASLARVVVGGLLASTLVTLLLIPILYTTVASAIARFRAGRWSGDEEVSEPERATA